CACTGGTTGCAGGAGGGGCATTTGCCCAACCATTTTGGGCTTTGATGCCCGCATGACTGGCAAATATAAAGGGTGGTGGCTTTGGCCATGGAGGGTTATTGGGCCGGTTGGGATTCGGCGGCTTTTTTCGCGGCCTCCTCCATCTTTTTCTTTTCGGCCTGGATCTCCCGCCGGGATCCGCGTTTTCTTTCCACTTTTTCTTCTTCGGCTTTCACCGGTTGGGCTGGAGCGGTTCCAGGAGCTATCGCCTGCCCCGGAGCCCCGGCCTGTTTGCGCGGCCTGGGGACAACCTTGTGGTAAATACCCTCTTCCGGCGTTTCGTCTTCACCAGGGGCTGGAACCCGCTCGTTATACGCCCAAACGATGCGATAGTTATAACCGGCTATTTCTTCCGGATGCAGGTTTATCTCATATTCAACTACGGCGGTTTCACCCGCCTCCAGCCGGTCCGGTTTTTTCTTCCCGCCGTCAAATTCGATGGCCAGGTCCGCCGCCCTTCGGGCTTCCACATGGAAAAGTATAAGGTCCAGCCGCAAACCATCCACGGGATATTTGAAGTTGTTCTTCAGGGTGGCCCGGAGCAGGGCAAGGCCGGTCATGGTGTTTTCTATTTCCAGTTCCCCCACCATCTCCACGCCCTTGTCTTTTTCAGGCGCTTTTTCTTCGGCCTGCCCGTTCTCCCCATTGGCCACCCCCTCGCCGTTTTGAGCGGAGCCATTTGCAGGCGCTTCATTAACCGGGGCTTCCTCCTCCAGCGGAGGGCGCACATATTTCTCTGGAGCTACTACTTCTTTTTTTTCTTTAACCTTGGGTGGGGCGGAGTATTGGCTGTCGCCGTAATGGGCCTGGCCTTTCTCATCCACCCACTTGTAGATACCCTGGGCGAGGGCCGGAGTGGGAAAACTAAGCGCGGCCGCCAACCCGGCGGCGATAACCTTTTGTTTCATGAAGCGAAATTATATCGTATCGGCGCTTTTTAATAAATGGCATTCGGGCTTGCGAACCTCTTAGTGGAAATCGCCTAAGGTAAATGCTCCCACTGAACCACCACGGTAGAAACATTCGGTTTCATTCTTAAAAAATGGGGTGGTGTCTCAGTTTGAATCTCAAATAATAGACAGATCCTTCACTTCGCTTGCGCTTCGCTCAGGATGACAATGTTATCAACGGCTGTTATATTGTCATTCTGGGCGTAAGTGAAGAATCTCCCCTGTACTTTCAAACTGAGACACTACCAAAAACGGCCACACATGTTACTAAAACCGGTTTTAGTGATAGAATGCCCTGATATTCAGAAGGTTGTGGTGGTTAATAGTGGCGCATCCAGCGCCTGCGAGATTTACTTAAATTCCTGGAGGAGCCATGTCCGATTTTAGCACCCTTCTTGCCGTCAAAGACCTTATGAAACCGGAGATAGTGACGGCTTCCCATAACACAAGCGTTGAAGAAGCCGCAAAAACCCTGACGGAGAAGGCCATTTCCAGCATAGTCATCACCGACGATAACGGACACATAGCCGGCATCCTCACCGAAACGGAAATAGTGCGCAACGTGGTAGCGAAAAGTTTAAACCCCGCCGCCACCAAGGTAAGCCAGGCCATGAACCCCGATGTCCAGCGAATCAATGGCGACACTTCCATTTTCGACGCGCGCCACAAAATGGTGGAGCTGAACGTGAAGCATCTGGTGGTGGAGATTGGGGGCAAACCAGTGGGGCTTATTTCCTCTACCGCCCTGCTGGGTTCATAGCCCAGACAAATTTTACCCGGCCTGGCTTATCAGTTCATGCAGGGCCTTGCCGGGGTTTTCCTGTTTCATGAAATGGGATCCTATCAGGAAACCGTCCACCCCGGCTTCCATGGCGCGCCGTATCTGCTCCGGCGAGGAAATGCCGCTCTCGCTCACCACGGCCACGTCGTCCGGCAATAACGGCGCTATCCGCAACGCCGTGCCGGAATCCACCGCCAGCGTTGGCGACATGAAATCGCGGTTATTCACCCCGACCAGCCTGGGTTTCAGATGGGATATGCGTTCCCACTCTTTTTCGGAATGTATCTCCACCAATGGCTCAAGGTTGAGCTCCAGCGCCCGGTGATATAACGACTCGAAAGCCGACACATCCTGGAAATTCGCCACCATAAGCAGAACCGCGTCCGCTCCCAGGGCGGCTGTTTCCGCCAACTGCCACCGGTCCAGGATAAAATCCTTCCGCAATACCGGAAGGCTAACCGCCTCCCGCGCCATGGGCACATAAACAGGAGCGCCGCAGAAAAACCGGGCATCCGTAAGCACCGAAATGGCGCACGCGCCCGCTGTCTCATACGCCTGGGCAATCCGCGCCGGGTCGAAGCCCGTGGGTTTTATCATGGCCGAAGGAGAGCTACGTTTTATCTCGGCTATTATCCTTACCTTACCGCCTGGCGCTGTTAACACGGAGTAAAGCGAACGCGGCTTTTGCCCCTTCCGCTCCGCCGCGAAAAGCAGTTCTTCTTCAGACA
This DNA window, taken from Nitrospinota bacterium, encodes the following:
- a CDS encoding DUF4124 domain-containing protein, with the protein product MKQKVIAAGLAAALSFPTPALAQGIYKWVDEKGQAHYGDSQYSAPPKVKEKKEVVAPEKYVRPPLEEEAPVNEAPANGSAQNGEGVANGENGQAEEKAPEKDKGVEMVGELEIENTMTGLALLRATLKNNFKYPVDGLRLDLILFHVEARRAADLAIEFDGGKKKPDRLEAGETAVVEYEINLHPEEIAGYNYRIVWAYNERVPAPGEDETPEEGIYHKVVPRPRKQAGAPGQAIAPGTAPAQPVKAEEEKVERKRGSRREIQAEKKKMEEAAKKAAESQPAQ
- a CDS encoding indole-3-glycerol-phosphate synthase, encoding MTGVHPILNSILAHKREELRFGKAMVSEEELLFAAERKGQKPRSLYSVLTAPGGKVRIIAEIKRSSPSAMIKPTGFDPARIAQAYETAGACAISVLTDARFFCGAPVYVPMAREAVSLPVLRKDFILDRWQLAETAALGADAVLLMVANFQDVSAFESLYHRALELNLEPLVEIHSEKEWERISHLKPRLVGVNNRDFMSPTLAVDSGTALRIAPLLPDDVAVVSESGISSPEQIRRAMEAGVDGFLIGSHFMKQENPGKALHELISQAG
- a CDS encoding CBS domain-containing protein, with the translated sequence MSDFSTLLAVKDLMKPEIVTASHNTSVEEAAKTLTEKAISSIVITDDNGHIAGILTETEIVRNVVAKSLNPAATKVSQAMNPDVQRINGDTSIFDARHKMVELNVKHLVVEIGGKPVGLISSTALLGS